A region of Arabidopsis thaliana chromosome 5, partial sequence DNA encodes the following proteins:
- the PRR3 gene encoding pseudo-response regulator 3 (pseudo-response regulator 3 (PRR3); CONTAINS InterPro DOMAIN/s: CheY-like (InterPro:IPR011006), Signal transduction response regulator, receiver domain (InterPro:IPR001789), CCT domain (InterPro:IPR010402); BEST Arabidopsis thaliana protein match is: pseudo-response regulator 7 (TAIR:AT5G02810.1).): MCFNNIETGDEVETERQVFGSSEEDEFRVEDTARNTNNVQISQQQQQPLAHVVKWERYLPVRSLKVLLVENDDSTRHIVTALLKNCSYEVTAVPDVLEAWRILEDEKSCIDLVLTEVDMPVHSGTGLLSKIMSHKTLKNIPVIMMSSHDSMVLVFKCLSNGAVDFLVKPIRKNELKNLWQHVWRRCHSSSGSGSESGIHDKKSVKPESTQGSENDASISDEHRNESGSSGGLSNQDGGSDNGSGTQSSWTKRASDTKSTSPSNQFPDAPNKKGTYENGCAHVNRLKEAEDQKEQIGTGSQTGMSMSKKAEEPGDLEKNAKYSVQALERNNDDTLNRSSGNSQVESKAPSSNREDLQSLEQTLKKTREDRDYKVGDRSVLRHSNLSAFSKYNNGATSAKKAPEENVESCSPHDSPIAKLLGSSSSSDNPLKQQSSGSDRWAQREAALMKFRLKRKERCFEKKVRYHSRKKLAEQRPHVKGQFIRKRDDHKSGSEDN; encoded by the exons atgtgttttaatAACATTGAAACTGGTGATGAAGTGGAAACCGAGAGGCAAGTGTTTGGTtcatctgaagaagatgaatttcgAGTTGAAGATACTGCTAGAAATACCAACAATGTACAGATTTCTCAACAACAGCAGCAACCGCTAGCTCATGTTGTGAAGTGGGAGAGGTATCTCCCAGTTAGATCGCTTAAGGTTCTTCTGGTGGAGAATGATGACTCAACACGCCATATTGTTACTGCCCTTTTAAAGAATTGCAGCTATGAAG TTACTGCTGTTCCGGATGTCCTTGAAGCCTGGAGAATTCTAGAAGATGAGAAAAGTTGCATTGATCTTGTCTTAACAGAGGTTGACATGCCTGTGCATTCAGGAACCGGTCTGCTGTCCAAGATTATGAGCCATAAGACACTTAAGAACATCCCCGTCATAA tGATGTCATCACATGATTCTATGGTTCTGGTCTTTAAGTGTTTGTCGAATGGTGCTGTTGATTTTCTCGTGAAACCCATTAGAAAGAACGAACTAAAGAATCTTTGGCAACATGTCTGGAGAAGATGTCACAGC TCTAGCGGAAGCGGAAGTGAGAGTGGAATACATGACAAGAAGTCGGTGAAACCTGAAAGCACCCAAGGGTCAGAAAATGATGCCAGCATCAGTGATGAACACAGGAATGAAAGTGGGAGTAGTGGTGGTTTGAGTAACCAAGATGGTGGGAGTGATAACGGGAGTGGAACTCAG aGTTCTTGGACAAAAAGAGCCAGTGATACTAAGAGCACCTCGCCTTCAAATCAATTTCCCGATGCACCCAACAAGAAAGGAACCTATGAAAATGGATGTGCACATGTTAATAGACTGAAGGAGGCTGAAGATCAGAAGGAACAAATAG GCACGGGATCACAGACAGGAATGTCTATGAGTAAGAAAGCTGAAGAACCAGGAGATCTTGAAAAGAATGCAAAGTATTCTGTTCAAGCTTTGGAGAGAAACAATGATGACACGCTGAATCGCTCTTCTGGTAACTCACAAGTAGAAAGCAAAGCACCTTCATCTAACCGAGAAGATTTGCAATCACTCGAGCAAActctgaaaaaaacaagagaggaTAGAGATTACAAAGTCGGTGATCGAAGTGTGTTGAGGCATTCAAATCTCTCTGCATTCTCAAA ATACAATAATGGTGCTACTTCTGCTAAGAAG GCTCCAGAAGAAAATGTGGAAAGTTGTTCTCCTCATGACAGTCCTATTGCAAAACTGTTGGGTTCGAGTTCAAGCAGTGACAATCCTTTAAAGCAGCAGTCTAGTGGAAGTGACCGATGGGCACAAAGAGAAGCTGCTTTGATGAAGTTTCGCCTTAAACGTAAAGAGCgatgttttgagaaaaag GTTAGGTACCATAGCAGGAAGAAACTAGCTGAGCAACGGCCTCACGTCAAAGGTCAATTCATTCGCAA GAGGGATGATCATAAATCAGGAAGTGAAGACAATTGA
- the PRR3 gene encoding pseudo-response regulator 3 (pseudo-response regulator 3 (PRR3); CONTAINS InterPro DOMAIN/s: CheY-like (InterPro:IPR011006), Signal transduction response regulator, receiver domain (InterPro:IPR001789), CCT domain (InterPro:IPR010402); BEST Arabidopsis thaliana protein match is: pseudo-response regulator 7 (TAIR:AT5G02810.1).) gives MCFNNIETGDEVETERQVFGSSEEDEFRVEDTARNTNNVQISQQQQQPLAHVVKWERYLPVRSLKVLLVENDDSTRHIVTALLKNCSYEVTAVPDVLEAWRILEDEKSCIDLVLTEVDMPVHSGTGLLSKIMSHKTLKNIPVIMMSSHDSMVLVFKCLSNGAVDFLVKPIRKNELKNLWQHVWRRCHSVRVLIWLPVLQKLLCVFFLLMRLLIYQSSGSGSESGIHDKKSVKPESTQGSENDASISDEHRNESGSSGGLSNQDGGSDNGSGTQSSWTKRASDTKSTSPSNQFPDAPNKKGTYENGCAHVNRLKEAEDQKEQIGTGSQTGMSMSKKAEEPGDLEKNAKYSVQALERNNDDTLNRSSGNSQVESKAPSSNREDLQSLEQTLKKTREDRDYKVGDRSVLRHSNLSAFSKYNNGATSAKKAPEENVESCSPHDSPIAKLLGSSSSSDNPLKQQSSGSDRWAQREAALMKFRLKRKERCFEKKVRYHSRKKLAEQRPHVKGQFIRKRDDHKSGSEDN, from the exons atgtgttttaatAACATTGAAACTGGTGATGAAGTGGAAACCGAGAGGCAAGTGTTTGGTtcatctgaagaagatgaatttcgAGTTGAAGATACTGCTAGAAATACCAACAATGTACAGATTTCTCAACAACAGCAGCAACCGCTAGCTCATGTTGTGAAGTGGGAGAGGTATCTCCCAGTTAGATCGCTTAAGGTTCTTCTGGTGGAGAATGATGACTCAACACGCCATATTGTTACTGCCCTTTTAAAGAATTGCAGCTATGAAG TTACTGCTGTTCCGGATGTCCTTGAAGCCTGGAGAATTCTAGAAGATGAGAAAAGTTGCATTGATCTTGTCTTAACAGAGGTTGACATGCCTGTGCATTCAGGAACCGGTCTGCTGTCCAAGATTATGAGCCATAAGACACTTAAGAACATCCCCGTCATAA tGATGTCATCACATGATTCTATGGTTCTGGTCTTTAAGTGTTTGTCGAATGGTGCTGTTGATTTTCTCGTGAAACCCATTAGAAAGAACGAACTAAAGAATCTTTGGCAACATGTCTGGAGAAGATGTCACAGCGTAAGAGTTCTGATTTGGTTACCTGTTTTACAAAAGTTactctgtgtttttttcttacttatgCGTTTATTGATTTACCAGTCTAGCGGAAGCGGAAGTGAGAGTGGAATACATGACAAGAAGTCGGTGAAACCTGAAAGCACCCAAGGGTCAGAAAATGATGCCAGCATCAGTGATGAACACAGGAATGAAAGTGGGAGTAGTGGTGGTTTGAGTAACCAAGATGGTGGGAGTGATAACGGGAGTGGAACTCAG aGTTCTTGGACAAAAAGAGCCAGTGATACTAAGAGCACCTCGCCTTCAAATCAATTTCCCGATGCACCCAACAAGAAAGGAACCTATGAAAATGGATGTGCACATGTTAATAGACTGAAGGAGGCTGAAGATCAGAAGGAACAAATAG GCACGGGATCACAGACAGGAATGTCTATGAGTAAGAAAGCTGAAGAACCAGGAGATCTTGAAAAGAATGCAAAGTATTCTGTTCAAGCTTTGGAGAGAAACAATGATGACACGCTGAATCGCTCTTCTGGTAACTCACAAGTAGAAAGCAAAGCACCTTCATCTAACCGAGAAGATTTGCAATCACTCGAGCAAActctgaaaaaaacaagagaggaTAGAGATTACAAAGTCGGTGATCGAAGTGTGTTGAGGCATTCAAATCTCTCTGCATTCTCAAA ATACAATAATGGTGCTACTTCTGCTAAGAAG GCTCCAGAAGAAAATGTGGAAAGTTGTTCTCCTCATGACAGTCCTATTGCAAAACTGTTGGGTTCGAGTTCAAGCAGTGACAATCCTTTAAAGCAGCAGTCTAGTGGAAGTGACCGATGGGCACAAAGAGAAGCTGCTTTGATGAAGTTTCGCCTTAAACGTAAAGAGCgatgttttgagaaaaag GTTAGGTACCATAGCAGGAAGAAACTAGCTGAGCAACGGCCTCACGTCAAAGGTCAATTCATTCGCAA GAGGGATGATCATAAATCAGGAAGTGAAGACAATTGA
- the PRR3 gene encoding pseudo-response regulator 3 has translation MCFNNIETGDEVETERQVFGSSEEDEFRVEDTARNTNNVQISQQQQQPLAHVVKWERYLPVRSLKVLLVENDDSTRHIVTALLKNCSYEVTAVPDVLEAWRILEDEKSCIDLVLTEVDMPVHSGTGLLSKIMSHKTLKNIPVIMMSSHDSMVLVFKCLSNGAVDFLVKPIRKNELKNLWQHVWRRCHSSSGSGSESGIHDKKSVKPESTQGSENDASISDEHRNESGSSGGLSNQDGGSDNGSGTQSSWTKRASDTKSTSPSNQFPDAPNKKGTYENGCAHVNRLKEAEDQKEQIGTGSQTGMSMSKKAEEPGDLEKNAKYSVQALERNNDDTLNRSSGNSQVESKAPSSNREDLQSLEQTLKKTREDRDYKVGDRSVLRHSNLSAFSKYNNGATSAKKVTFHDAWRCL, from the exons atgtgttttaatAACATTGAAACTGGTGATGAAGTGGAAACCGAGAGGCAAGTGTTTGGTtcatctgaagaagatgaatttcgAGTTGAAGATACTGCTAGAAATACCAACAATGTACAGATTTCTCAACAACAGCAGCAACCGCTAGCTCATGTTGTGAAGTGGGAGAGGTATCTCCCAGTTAGATCGCTTAAGGTTCTTCTGGTGGAGAATGATGACTCAACACGCCATATTGTTACTGCCCTTTTAAAGAATTGCAGCTATGAAG TTACTGCTGTTCCGGATGTCCTTGAAGCCTGGAGAATTCTAGAAGATGAGAAAAGTTGCATTGATCTTGTCTTAACAGAGGTTGACATGCCTGTGCATTCAGGAACCGGTCTGCTGTCCAAGATTATGAGCCATAAGACACTTAAGAACATCCCCGTCATAA tGATGTCATCACATGATTCTATGGTTCTGGTCTTTAAGTGTTTGTCGAATGGTGCTGTTGATTTTCTCGTGAAACCCATTAGAAAGAACGAACTAAAGAATCTTTGGCAACATGTCTGGAGAAGATGTCACAGC TCTAGCGGAAGCGGAAGTGAGAGTGGAATACATGACAAGAAGTCGGTGAAACCTGAAAGCACCCAAGGGTCAGAAAATGATGCCAGCATCAGTGATGAACACAGGAATGAAAGTGGGAGTAGTGGTGGTTTGAGTAACCAAGATGGTGGGAGTGATAACGGGAGTGGAACTCAG aGTTCTTGGACAAAAAGAGCCAGTGATACTAAGAGCACCTCGCCTTCAAATCAATTTCCCGATGCACCCAACAAGAAAGGAACCTATGAAAATGGATGTGCACATGTTAATAGACTGAAGGAGGCTGAAGATCAGAAGGAACAAATAG GCACGGGATCACAGACAGGAATGTCTATGAGTAAGAAAGCTGAAGAACCAGGAGATCTTGAAAAGAATGCAAAGTATTCTGTTCAAGCTTTGGAGAGAAACAATGATGACACGCTGAATCGCTCTTCTGGTAACTCACAAGTAGAAAGCAAAGCACCTTCATCTAACCGAGAAGATTTGCAATCACTCGAGCAAActctgaaaaaaacaagagaggaTAGAGATTACAAAGTCGGTGATCGAAGTGTGTTGAGGCATTCAAATCTCTCTGCATTCTCAAA ATACAATAATGGTGCTACTTCTGCTAAGAAGGTAACTTTTCATGATGCTTGGCGCTGTCTTTGA
- the PUM18 gene encoding pumilio 18 (pumilio 18 (PUM18); FUNCTIONS IN: RNA binding, binding; LOCATED IN: cytoplasm; CONTAINS InterPro DOMAIN/s: Pumilio RNA-binding repeat (InterPro:IPR001313), Armadillo-like helical (InterPro:IPR011989), Armadillo-type fold (InterPro:IPR016024); BEST Arabidopsis thaliana protein match is: pumilio 19 (TAIR:AT5G60180.1); Has 1807 Blast hits to 1807 proteins in 277 species: Archae - 0; Bacteria - 0; Metazoa - 736; Fungi - 347; Plants - 385; Viruses - 0; Other Eukaryotes - 339 (source: NCBI BLink).) — protein sequence MAVADNPFSMSTMFNALPNPKGISGSIPPPGFAPRASATPLHAALFNLMTDGDGVSYFKEMISNSDKTELQRMASLLTSDSDYFMSIVTTKFGSRRVQKLLGKSDDVDAFFCAAILRRFLHITTDKYASYVTIRAMVVFDKVMKKALYERILYHALDLACDQHGCIALNDIITDADDPYYRDQLLELVASNALRLSNDASGNFVVQHVLTLYDSRCIHNIAVNLYGQCIELSFKKYGSYIVEKLLEVEESMVVVVVELLGCDGDRLMRLARNEFGNFVVVKALRFTKMSRMDLFWGLVQKLMPFIRLLRRSHGSNIANILDSFRLRC from the coding sequence ATGGCAGTCGCTGATAATCCCTTTTCAATGTCGACCATGTTCAATGCTTTACCAAACCCTAAAGGAATCTCCGGTTCCATTCCTCCTCCTGGATTCGCCCCACGCGCCTCCGCCACGCCCTTGCACGCAGCTCTGTTCAACCTAATGACTGACGGCGATGGTGTGTCTTACTTTAAAGAGATGATCTCAAATTCAGACAAAACAGAGCTTCAGAGGATGGCCTCGTTGCTTACGTCTGACTCCGATTACTTCATGTCGATCGTCACAACCAAGTTCGGCTCGAGACGCGTGCAGAAGCTCCTCGGCAAATCAGATGACGTGGACGCCTTCTTCTGTGCCGCTATCTTGCGCCGCTTCCTCCACATCACGACCGACAAATACGCATCCTACGTGACGATACGAGCCATGGTCGTTTTCGACAAGGTGATGAAAAAGGCATTGTACGAGCGCATTCTCTACCACGCTCTCGACCTAGCGTGTGACCAGCACGGCTGCATCGCGCTCAATGATATCATAACCGACGCTGACGATCCTTACTACAGAGATCAGCTACTAGAATTGGTCGCATCCAACGCTCTCCGGCTAAGCAACGATGCTTCAGGGAACTTTGTGGTCCAACATGTGCTTACACTGTATGACTCGCGTTGCATTCACAACATCGCCGTTAATCTTTATGGTCAGTGCATTGAGCTATCGTTTAAGAAGTATGGAAGCTACATCGTGGAGAAGCttttggaggtggaggagTCAATGGTTGTGGTGGTTGTGGAGCTTTTGGGTTGCGATGGAGACAGGTTGATGAGGCTGGCGAGGAATGAGTTTGGGAATTTCGTGGTGGTCAAGGCTCTGAGATTCACCAAGATGTCTAGGATGGATCTGTTTTGGGGTTTGGTGCAGAAGCTCATGCCTTTTATCCGTCTCTTGCGTAGATCTCACGGAAGCAACATTGCAAACATCTTGGACTCATTTAGGCTTCGTTGCTGA